From the Corythoichthys intestinalis isolate RoL2023-P3 chromosome 13, ASM3026506v1, whole genome shotgun sequence genome, one window contains:
- the LOC130929000 gene encoding gastrula zinc finger protein XlCGF57.1-like isoform X1, producing MSDVSQPHRPERQECPRMEEESPYIKKVEEEFIPIKEEQEYFIRVVNPHIEEQQQPHLYKKEEKHPGYVKVEVVDIPNWTDEPLKGEDGGVSEEPQNGSNSSSKEGSQADNLIARPSESDDFTSHSLFCFSKYLGPNAQQLKREVQLPIKKEEVELPYYKEEGNITISTGEPLNSEDGPSEASRGTEPPSSSSTEGSQAHIFIAPSDRNGATSHSPYKDDGHKKTHHGKTFANNYSCRMHMRSHTGENPLVCSVCGKKFTQKSNLDGHKRTHTSEKPFSCSVCGRGFAKKRNLQLHIRMHTGEKPFSCSVCGRGFTQIPQLQIHIRMHTGEKPFSCSVCGRGFTQISHLQTHTRTHTGEKPFSCSVCGQRFTQIQHLKQHRRTHTGEKPFSCSVCGQGFSQKCTLKVHTRTHTGDKPFSCSVCGQGFSHKSSLKVHTTTHTGEKSFSCSDCGKVFSYKSTLNRHTRTHTGEKPFSCSVCGQKFAHKYLIKRHVKVHTRAHSNDKPFSCSVCGQGFSHKSSLKVHTTTHTGEKSFSCSDCGKVFSYKSTLNRHTRTHTGEKPFSCSVCGQKFAQKYLIKRHVCIGVRSSRQ from the exons ATGTCAG ATGTCAGTCAACCGCATCGTCCTGAACGCCAGGAGTGTCCTCGCATGGAGGAAGAGTCGCCATACATCAAGAAGGTGGAGGAAGAATTCATCCCCATTAAAGAGGAGCAGGAGTATTTCATTCGAGTGGTGAACCCCCACATTGAGGAGCAACAGCAACCTCATCTCTACAAAAAGGAGGAGAAGCACCCTGGATATGTTAAAGTGGAGGTGGTGGACATCCCCAACTGGACTGATGAGCCCTTGAAGGGTGAAGATGGCGGTGTGAGTGAGGAGCCTCAGAATGGCAGCAACAGCAGTTCAAAAGAAGGATCCCAAGCAGACAACCTCATCGCTCGACCATCAGAGAGTGACGATTTCACATCACACTCCCTGTTCT gtttcagcAAATATCTTGGTCCTAACGCTCAACAGCTAAAGAGAGAAGTacaacttccaatcaaaaaggaggaggtagAGCTGCCATACTATAAAGAGGAGGGCAATATCACAATTTCgactggtgagcccttgaaTAGCGAGGATGGTCCGAGTGAGGCCAGCAGAGGGACGGAGCCTCCaagcagcagctcaacagaaggaTCACAAGCACACATTTTCATCGCACCATCAGATAGAAATGGCGCCACGTCACACTCACCTTACAAAGATGATGGTCATAAGAAAACTCACCATGGGAAAACCTTTGCTAATAACTATAGTTGTCGTATGCATATGAGgagccacactggtgaaaatcctcttgtctgctcagtttgtggtaaaaaattcacTCAGAAGAGCAACTTAGACGGACACAAAAGAACCCACActagtgaaaaacctttttcctgttcagtttgtggtcgaggtttcGCTAAAAAGCGGAACTTACAATTACACATAAGAATGCAcaccggagaaaaacctttttcctgctcagtttgtggtcgaggATTTACTCAAATTCCCCAATTACAAATACACATAAGAATGCAcaccggagaaaaacctttttcctgctcagtttgtggtcgaggATTTACTCAAATTTCCCacttacaaacacacacaagaacccacactggtgaaaaacctttttcctgctcagtttgtggtcaaagattcactcaaATTCAGCACTTAAAACAACAcagaagaacccacactggtgaaaaacctttttcctgctcagtttgcggtCAAGGATTCAGTCAGAAGTGTACattaaaagtacacacaagaacccacactggtgataaacctttttcctgctcagtttgtggtcaaggattcagtcaTAAGAGTTccttaaaagtacacacaacaacccacactggcgaaaaatctttttcctgctcagattgTGGGAAAGTATTCAGTTATAAGAGTACCTTAAacagacacacaagaacccacactggagaaaaacctttttcctgttcagtttgtggtcaaaaattcGCTCACAAGTATCTGATTAAGAGACACgtaaaagtacacacaagagCCCACAGTAATgataaacctttttcctgctcagtttgtggtcaaggattcagtcaTAAGAGTTccttaaaagtacacacaacaacccacactggcgaaaaatctttttcctgctcagattgTGGGAAAGTATTCAGTTATAAGAGTACCTTAAacagacacacaagaacccacactggagaaaaacctttttcctgttcagtttgtggtcaaaaattcGCTCAAAAGTATCTGATTAAGAGACACGTGTGTATTGGTGTAAGAAGCAGTAGACAATGA
- the LOC130929000 gene encoding gastrula zinc finger protein XlCGF57.1-like isoform X2 encodes MEEESPYIKKVEEEFIPIKEEQEYFIRVVNPHIEEQQQPHLYKKEEKHPGYVKVEVVDIPNWTDEPLKGEDGGVSEEPQNGSNSSSKEGSQADNLIARPSESDDFTSHSLFCFSKYLGPNAQQLKREVQLPIKKEEVELPYYKEEGNITISTGEPLNSEDGPSEASRGTEPPSSSSTEGSQAHIFIAPSDRNGATSHSPYKDDGHKKTHHGKTFANNYSCRMHMRSHTGENPLVCSVCGKKFTQKSNLDGHKRTHTSEKPFSCSVCGRGFAKKRNLQLHIRMHTGEKPFSCSVCGRGFTQIPQLQIHIRMHTGEKPFSCSVCGRGFTQISHLQTHTRTHTGEKPFSCSVCGQRFTQIQHLKQHRRTHTGEKPFSCSVCGQGFSQKCTLKVHTRTHTGDKPFSCSVCGQGFSHKSSLKVHTTTHTGEKSFSCSDCGKVFSYKSTLNRHTRTHTGEKPFSCSVCGQKFAHKYLIKRHVKVHTRAHSNDKPFSCSVCGQGFSHKSSLKVHTTTHTGEKSFSCSDCGKVFSYKSTLNRHTRTHTGEKPFSCSVCGQKFAQKYLIKRHVCIGVRSSRQ; translated from the exons ATGGAGGAAGAGTCGCCATACATCAAGAAGGTGGAGGAAGAATTCATCCCCATTAAAGAGGAGCAGGAGTATTTCATTCGAGTGGTGAACCCCCACATTGAGGAGCAACAGCAACCTCATCTCTACAAAAAGGAGGAGAAGCACCCTGGATATGTTAAAGTGGAGGTGGTGGACATCCCCAACTGGACTGATGAGCCCTTGAAGGGTGAAGATGGCGGTGTGAGTGAGGAGCCTCAGAATGGCAGCAACAGCAGTTCAAAAGAAGGATCCCAAGCAGACAACCTCATCGCTCGACCATCAGAGAGTGACGATTTCACATCACACTCCCTGTTCT gtttcagcAAATATCTTGGTCCTAACGCTCAACAGCTAAAGAGAGAAGTacaacttccaatcaaaaaggaggaggtagAGCTGCCATACTATAAAGAGGAGGGCAATATCACAATTTCgactggtgagcccttgaaTAGCGAGGATGGTCCGAGTGAGGCCAGCAGAGGGACGGAGCCTCCaagcagcagctcaacagaaggaTCACAAGCACACATTTTCATCGCACCATCAGATAGAAATGGCGCCACGTCACACTCACCTTACAAAGATGATGGTCATAAGAAAACTCACCATGGGAAAACCTTTGCTAATAACTATAGTTGTCGTATGCATATGAGgagccacactggtgaaaatcctcttgtctgctcagtttgtggtaaaaaattcacTCAGAAGAGCAACTTAGACGGACACAAAAGAACCCACActagtgaaaaacctttttcctgttcagtttgtggtcgaggtttcGCTAAAAAGCGGAACTTACAATTACACATAAGAATGCAcaccggagaaaaacctttttcctgctcagtttgtggtcgaggATTTACTCAAATTCCCCAATTACAAATACACATAAGAATGCAcaccggagaaaaacctttttcctgctcagtttgtggtcgaggATTTACTCAAATTTCCCacttacaaacacacacaagaacccacactggtgaaaaacctttttcctgctcagtttgtggtcaaagattcactcaaATTCAGCACTTAAAACAACAcagaagaacccacactggtgaaaaacctttttcctgctcagtttgcggtCAAGGATTCAGTCAGAAGTGTACattaaaagtacacacaagaacccacactggtgataaacctttttcctgctcagtttgtggtcaaggattcagtcaTAAGAGTTccttaaaagtacacacaacaacccacactggcgaaaaatctttttcctgctcagattgTGGGAAAGTATTCAGTTATAAGAGTACCTTAAacagacacacaagaacccacactggagaaaaacctttttcctgttcagtttgtggtcaaaaattcGCTCACAAGTATCTGATTAAGAGACACgtaaaagtacacacaagagCCCACAGTAATgataaacctttttcctgctcagtttgtggtcaaggattcagtcaTAAGAGTTccttaaaagtacacacaacaacccacactggcgaaaaatctttttcctgctcagattgTGGGAAAGTATTCAGTTATAAGAGTACCTTAAacagacacacaagaacccacactggagaaaaacctttttcctgttcagtttgtggtcaaaaattcGCTCAAAAGTATCTGATTAAGAGACACGTGTGTATTGGTGTAAGAAGCAGTAGACAATGA